In the Hevea brasiliensis isolate MT/VB/25A 57/8 chromosome 8, ASM3005281v1, whole genome shotgun sequence genome, ACCATGCTGCGTGCTAGCTTTCCAGCGAGATGTTATAGACTCACCAGCTTCTACTTGGTTCATCCTTGAACCACACACCGTACTTGAGGGAGGtcagctctaataccaattgtaacgCCCCTCTTGGTACTGGATAGTATTGTCTACTTTGACTCACTAGATCTCACGGCTTTGATTCTTGGACCCCTTTCTTAAGGCCAAAAGCACGCTATCTAGATTAAAGGTTTGCCACGTTATATGACTCTTCACTTTCCCCTCCCTTTCCGATATGGGACTCGGTTCATTTCTAACCCTCTTTGCTTGGACAAGGCCCCAACGAAGACTACGCTATCACGCCGCACGCTACCTTTCCAGCGGGATGTTACAACAAATATGTATTATGAATGCAAAACGTAAATATAAgtcataaaaaatattaattttattaaatacgaCTGTTCATGATCTCTAAATTCgattgaaaaacttgtaaataggTAAAAAAAAAAGTGTCGCATCCAGAGGAATTCTTTTACAATTACATCAATTATATTTACATACATTTATAAATATATCATTCACTTACATTTGAAAGAAtctcaatatataaaattaaaatttgagaaacctcaaaaaaaattataaaatataaatatattattaattcaaattataataaataaaatttaaactctCAAATATATCATACATTTAAAAAAGCTGTTCCTTTCTCTTgttgtaacaaaaaaaaaaaataaataaataacaaagcTTAAATGGGAACCAAATTGCCAATAGTACTTGATAAACTGGCATTACAAGTTTCCATTTGCAATGTCTTCAATGGCCAGCCAACCACACTTTGTTCTAATCCCACTCGCAACACACTAGaagagaaatcaaaattaaaaaaaaaaaaagaattaacaaAACATGCACTGTAGAGATTAGGAGGCTTGTTTTCTACGTAGAAAACCCTAGTTAGGGTTTGACATCAGAGGAAGACAAAAGCTGCTGAACAACAATTGATTCTTACATTTGGAAAAGATCTcactatataaaattaaaatttgagaaacctcaaaaaaaaattataaaatataaatatattattaattcaaattataataaataaaatttaaaatctcaaATATATCATACATTTAAAAAAGCTGTTCCTCTCTCTTGTTGtaacaaaaattaataaataaataaataagcttAAATGGGAACCAAATTGCCAATAGTACTTGATAAACTGGCATTACAAGTTTCCGTTTGCAATGGCTTCAATGGCCAGCCAACCTCACTTTGTTCTAATCCCACTCGCAGCACACTATAAgagaaatcaaaattttaaaaaaaaaaaaaaatgcactgTAGAGATTATGAGGCTTGTTTTCTTGGTAGAAAAccctagttagggtttgatgcaaGAGGAAGACAAAAGGTGCTGAACAACATTGATTCAACCTTAGAATATTAAACAACCAAAGGAAAAACCTCAAATAGCATGTAAGAAGAAAACAACCTGCAAGGGGAAGAACACAACATCAGTAGCCCCATATCCACAAAGCATAAACTAAAAACGAAAAAGTTGCAACAATATAAGATACACCAAAAACATAAAACAGGCAGATTTCATCTTATACATAGCAATGAAATCCTCATCTCTAGGAGACCCTGCTTTTGCCAGCCGATCGCTAAATTTTTGGCTTCTACTGGTTCTTTATCTCCACTTCAATTTTGTACTCAACTCCAGTAAATTGATCGTGCTCTTTGTAGAGCTTAATGATATCCCCGGCTCTAAGGTTCCTGTAACGAGCAAAAGAGAGCCAAGTTCTAGAAGAAAGAACTGGCTTTGAGTATCTATCTCTGCGAATCGAACACGTAAAGCTCCAAAAATAACCTTTGTCATCCTTGGCTTCAATGTATACTTGACGACTTTCTCCAAAACTTGGCAAATGTTTCAGAGCTTTTGTTGGGACTGAGAGCTTCTTCTCAATGTCTGTTGTGGTGAGTGGCTTAGAGAAAACCAAAATAGCTGGGGAGGACGAGGAGTTTGATGCGGCCATGTTTGAAAGGACTTCAGGCAACTTATTGCTAGACTGGTGAAGAAGAGAGCATATAGGCCAAGGCGTTGGCTCAAGATTTGATCTGAACCGTACGTGGCGGAATCGAGTTCATAAAGTCATTAATTATTGTATTGTGATTAAGAAGCCATGTTATGCGCGGTACTATATTTAATTTAACAAACAAAGAAACTACATAGcaatgtataaatatatatttataaactaaatttatatttaaattattcatataatatttttttaagagaaaatgagtataatattttgatttgaattttttcatttattaatcatattaatataaaagaaaaatgggaTCTCACTCTCACCTCCATTAAATTCATGTCAATGACAAAGAGGTCAGCGATTCTCCCTGTAACCCTGTTTACCTTTCATTGGACTTAATTGAAAACTAAAATTACAATTGAAACATGTCAATTTCAACAAGAAAATTGAAAATTAGAAGTCCCCTCAATCTTATTTAAAGAATATTAAGTCATTTACTACTCATACTAACCCCGGTAGTTGTTAGAATAGTGATTATACGCCATTCACATTAGTCCAATTTGCGTGTGTGATTTGCTTTGCTTAAAGGACTGTGACGTGagctattaattttttaatttaatttatgcatgcTTGCAAGAATGGTTAGGGTTAGGACTAATTCCCGTTATCACGCTCAGACTGGGCTTTGGATAGCTAGGATTTCATAATCATGCTCAGGATAGCTAGCTTTTGATGAGAGGGATGTGGGCGTAAATCCCCAGAAAGctaaaaattttaatgttacttttttttactttatttatacAATATGttttactaatttttattttaatatgctcagaatATCCTTGCttcttaattaaatgatttttctCTCTAAATCTAATTTTGCCATTCCCATCGGCATTCCTTTCCCCAGCCTACCTCCTCTTTGACTACTCTTTACCAAGCCTCACCATCCATCATTGGCTGGAAAGGTCAAGGATCAAAGTATTGATCCTGTTAAATCCCAACAGCTCATTTAATCCCAACAAAATTATGTTAAATTCCAATAGCATATTtaacaaaaagaaaaaacaaatgaATATGAATAAGAAgtttaaaatttgaattaaaatataaattaaaattttaattaatgttataCATAAAAGTAAGGGCAGATATGTGTGCTGGTGAGCGGTCTATTAACccattcaattaaaaaaaaaatcctaatatatatatattgaattaccTTTATATAAGTATAGAGTTAGTTTAATATTGAGACATTTGTAAACACTCTTAGGAAAATGACAAGAGGTTTAAGTCCAATAAAATGACTTCACACTCACATGGGCAAAATTAAAAGGAGAAGAAAGAATAAAAAGGATGACTAGTTGATGTAATTAAACAAATAATTTAATGTAATGCTTCTATAAATGATTGATGACTTAGTTGagcataattataaatttaaaattataactagaatttattattttatgaaattatttttttattcaattattataaatttatatgcattattacattattttttaataaataatttattattatatataatattttttttctttaaattaaataaaataaatttttttaacgcCACTGACTTAATCACTGGCTTCTCCGCCCCCGCATAAAAGTACTGTAAAATCTCAATCTCTTATATTTCATATAATAGAATTTAGTCCAAGATCCCATGCTTAACAATACTTTGGTATTatcatcataaaaattaaataaaaatatccttctctttaataaaaaataaaaacaaaataaactgTTTACTCCTTGCTATCCTTCTCATTAATTACCTAATGCAGTGCGTAattcttagattttttttttttctgtgcaAGACTGGGCCAAATGTTGTAAGTTGCTACACAATTAATGCATGCTATTGACTTCAGTATCAGGAATTTGAGAGGGATCAGCTATTTGTTTGTATGCAATTTACCTTTTATTTTGGCTTGTCTTGAGTTAACCACTGTGATGCCATATCTGATTGCTGGAATGATAGACACAGTGATTTCAGTCCTTACTCCACTTTGGCTCTCAATCTTCTATTGTTATttcctctatctctctctctctctctttctctttcatcctttactctctttctttccctttcatTTTGTCTATTCTTGTGTTGCCCTTATGGATTTTTAATATTTTGCCTTGCCCTATTCTTTTTATGCTGTTTGCATTGGTTTGGAATGTGGATTCTAGTCATTTTAGCAGTAATAATTCTCTAAGAAATCCTATATGGAACACACACGTCTTAATTCAAAGGGAGGGACAATTAACTACAGATCAGTTGTCTAATGTAGTGGTCTCATGAACATATgatattaattttgaattttctaGCAAAATTTTTTCCGCATTGCCTCTGTAGGTTCCCTCCTAAGCTTTGTGCCTAGGCTTCATGATGTTTAAGTAATTATCATTACTTGCATTTTTTATGCCCAATTTCATTATTTTTAGGTGCAAGATTTATATGAATATAACGATGAGATGGTAGAGCTGACAAAAGAAGAAGTCAAAGTTATTTGTAGATTGGTCAAAGGAAAGGCTCCACATCTTAACTTAGATCCATATCCAGTATGTTGTTATCATTCATTCTTCTGTTCATTActtttatttaattcttaatGCTGATTATTCCTTTTCTTGTATATGAACAATGTCCATCATTTTCTGCTCAATGTTAAGCTGTTTATCTGTTCATTTCAGACTTACAGTGACTGGTTTAAATGGGACGCTAAGCATCTGCTGTCAAATACTCCAGGCCCAAAGAGGCGGTTTACTCCTTCAAAATGGGAAGCTAAAATGGTAAGTTATTTCTTGTCATCTTGGTTCCAGACCATAAAGGATATGAAAAAGTCAATTGTTTTGTTTAGCTTGTATTGGGGTCATTGTTTCTGAAATaagaaattattataatttttgctTGTAACTTTTTGTTGCTAATTCTAACGTGGTTCTTTGCCTGGTTATCTGTATTCTCTCTTTCA is a window encoding:
- the LOC131182236 gene encoding ribosome biogenesis protein BOP1 homolog; this encodes MVELTKEEVKVICRLVKGKAPHLNLDPYPTYSDWFKWDAKHLLSNTPGPKRRFTPSKWEAKMVVKYVRAIRKGLLKFDKPKEEPRFHLLWGYDSGSAEKAAHLLYIPAPKPKLPGHEESYNPSL